Proteins encoded by one window of Bubalus bubalis isolate 160015118507 breed Murrah chromosome 4, NDDB_SH_1, whole genome shotgun sequence:
- the PRDM4 gene encoding PR domain zinc finger protein 4 isoform X1, with amino-acid sequence MHHRMNEMNLSPVGMEQLTSSSVSNALPVSGSHLGLAASPTHNAIPAPGLPVAIPNLGPSLSSLPSALSLMLPMGIGDRGVMCGLPERNYTLPPPPYPHLESSYFRTILPGILSYLADRPPPQYIHPNSINVDGNTALSIANNPSALDPYQSNGNVGLEPGIVSIDSRSVNTHGAQSLHPTDGHEVALDTTITMENVSRVTSPISTDGMAEELTMDGVAGEHTQIPNGSRSHEPLSVDSVSSNLAAETVGHGGVIPIHGNGLELPVVMETDHIASRVSGMSDSALSDSIHTVAMSTNSVSVALSTSHNLASLESVSLHEVGLSLEPVAVSSITQEVAMGTGHVDVSSDSLSFVPPSLQMEDSNSNKENMATLFTIWCTLCDRAYPSDCPDHGPVTFVPDTPIESRARLSLPKQLVLRQSMVGADVVGVLPLIGVWTGETIPVRTCFGPLIGQQSHSMEVAEWTDKAVNHIWKIYHNGVLEFCIITTDENECNWMMFVRKARNRDEQNLVAYPHDGKIYFCTSQDIPPENELLFYYSRDYAQQIGVPEHPDVHLCNCGKECSSYTEFKAHLSSHIHNHLPSHGHSSGHGPSHSKERKWKCSMCPQAFISPSKLHVHFMGHMGMKPHKCDFCSKAFSDPSNLRTHLKIHTGQKNYRCTLCDKSFTQKAHLESHMVIHTGEKNLKCDYCDKLFMRRQDLKQHVLIHTQERQIKCPKCDKLFLRTNHLKKHLNSHEGKRDYVCEKCTKAYLTKYHLTRHLKTCKGPTSSSSAQEEEEEDDSEEEELVDSVGTEDCRIGRAVYSADDSLSAHK; translated from the exons gccTGCCAGTGGCGATTCCAAACCTGGGTCCCTCCCTGAGCTCTCTAccttctgctttgtctctgatgCTCCCAATGGGTATTGGAGATCGAGGGGTGATGTGTGGGTTACCTGAAAGAAACTACACCCTACCTCCACCACCTTACCCCCACCTTGAGAGCAGTTACTTCAGAACCATTTTACCTG gcatTTTGTCTTATTTAGCTGACAGACCACCTCCTCAGTATATTCACCCTAACTCCATAAATGTTGATGGTAATACAGCATTATCTATTGCCAATAACCCTTCAGCACTAGATCCCTATCAGTCCAATGGAAATGTTGGATTAGAACCAGGCATTGTTTCAATAGACTCTCGCTCTGTGAACACACATGGTGCCCAAAGTCTTCATCCCACTGATGGTCATGAGGTGGCCTTGGACACAACAATCACCATGGAGAACGTCTCTAGGGTCACCAGCCCGATCTCTACAGATGGAATGGCAGAAGAGCTGACGATGGATGGTGTTGCAGGCGAGCATACCCAAATCCCAAATGGCTCCAGaagtcatgaacctctgtctgtgGACTCTGTGAGCAGCAACCTTGCAGCAGAAACTGTAGGACATGGTGGTGTGATACCCATTCATGGGAACGGTCTGGAGCTCCCTGTGGTCATGGAGACAGACCACATTGCAAGTCGGGTCAGCGGGATGTCTGACAGTGCCCTCAGTGACTCCATCCACACCGTGGCCATGAGCACCAACTCTGTAAGCGTGGCACTCTCTACCTCACACAACCTCGCCTCCCTAGAGTCTGTTTCCCTCCATGAAGTTGGCCTAAGCCTAGAACCTGTGGCTGTCTCCTCCATCACCCAGGAGGTTGCTATGGGGACAGGTCATGTAGATGTTTCTTCAGACAGTCTTTCTTTTGTACCACCTTCACTGCAAATGGAAGACTCCAATTCAAACAAGGAAAATATGGCAACCTTGTTTACAATTT GGTGCACTCTCTGTGACCGAGCCTATCCCTCAGACTGCCCTGATCATGGACCGGTGACTTTTGTTCCTGACACTCCAATAGAGAGCAGAGCCAGGCTTTCTCTCCCAAAGCAGCTTGTTCTCCGCCAGTCAATGGTGGGAGCAGATGTTG TTGGTGTCCTTCCACTGATAGGTGTGTGGACTGGAGAAACCATCCCTGTTCGGACTTGCTTCGGGCCTCTCATTGGCCAGCAAAGTCACTCCATGGAAGTAGCAGAATGGACAGACAAGGCGGTTAATCATATCTGGAAG ATATACCACAATGGTGTCCTAGAATTCTGCATCATTACAACTGACGAAAATGAATGTAATTGGATGATGTTTGTGCGCAAAGCCAG GAATCGGGATGAACAGAATTTGGTGGCTTATCCCCATGATGGAAAAATCTACTTCTGTACTTCCCAAGATATCCCTCCTGAAAATGAACTGCTTTTTTATTACAGCCGGGATTATGCTCAGCAGATTG gtgTTCCTGAACACCCAGATGTGCATCTCTGTAACTGTGGCAAGGAGTGCAGTTCCTATACTGAGTTCAAAGCCCACCTGAGCAGCCACATCCATAACCACCTTCCTAGCCACGGCCACAGCAGCGGCCATGGGCCAAGCCATAGCAAAGAGAGGAAGTGGAAGTGCTCCATGTGCCCCCAGGCTTTTATCTCTCCTTCCAAACTTCACGTCCACTTTATGGGTCACATGGGTATGAAGCCCCACAAGTGCGATTTCTGTAGCAAGGCTTTCAGTGATCCCAGCAACCTGCGGACCCATCTCAAGATACACACAG GTCAGAAGAACTACAGGTGTACTTTGTGTGACAAGTCTTTCACCCAGAAGGCTCACCTGGAATCCCACATGGTCATCCACACGGGGGAGAAGAACCTCAAGTGTGACTACTGTGACAAGTTGTTCATGCGGAGGCAGGACCTCAAGCAGCACGTGCTCATCCACACGCA AGAACGTCAGATCAAGTGTCCCAAGTGTGACAAGCTGTTCTTGAGGACAAATCACTTAAAGAAACATCTCAATTCACATGAAGGGAAACGGGATTATGTCTGTGAAAAATGTACAAAGGCTTATCTAACCAAATATCATCTCACCCGACACCTAAAAACCTGCAAAGGGCCCACCTCCAGTTCATCagcacaggaggaggaggaggaagatgactCGGAGGAGGAAGAGCTGGTGGACTCGGTGGGGACAGAGGACTGTCGCATCGGCCGTGCTGTGTATTCAGCAGATGACTCTCTCTCTGCACataaatag
- the PRDM4 gene encoding PR domain zinc finger protein 4 isoform X3 gives MHHRMNEMNLSPVGMEQLTSSSVSNALPVSGSHLGLAASPTHNAIPAPGLPVAIPNLGPSLSSLPSALSLMLPMGIGDRGVMCGLPERNYTLPPPPYPHLESSYFRTILPGILSYLADRPPPQYIHPNSINVDGNTALSIANNPSALDPYQSNGNVGLEPGIVSIDSRSVNTHGAQSLHPTDGHEVALDTTITMENVSRVTSPISTDGMAEELTMDGVAGEHTQIPNGSRSHEPLSVDSVSSNLAAETVGHGGVIPIHGNGLELPVVMETDHIASRVSGMSDSALSDSIHTVAMSTNSVSVALSTSHNLASLESVSLHEVGLSLEPVAVSSITQEVAMGTGHVDVSSDSLSFVPPSLQMEDSNSNKENMATLFTIWCTLCDRAYPSDCPDHGPVTFVPDTPIESRARLSLPKQLVLRQSMVGADVVGVLPLIGVWTGETIPVRTCFGPLIGQQSHSMEVAEWTDKAVNHIWKIYHNGVLEFCIITTDENECNWMMFVRKARNRDEQNLVAYPHDGKIYFCTSQDIPPENELLFYYSRDYAQQIGVPEHPDVHLCNCGKECSSYTEFKAHLSSHIHNHLPSHGHSSGHGPSHSKERKWKCSMCPQAFISPSKLHVHFMGHMGMKPHKCDFCSKAFSDPSNLRTHLKIHTDGVVPAECVWPTNLKIRNGL, from the exons gccTGCCAGTGGCGATTCCAAACCTGGGTCCCTCCCTGAGCTCTCTAccttctgctttgtctctgatgCTCCCAATGGGTATTGGAGATCGAGGGGTGATGTGTGGGTTACCTGAAAGAAACTACACCCTACCTCCACCACCTTACCCCCACCTTGAGAGCAGTTACTTCAGAACCATTTTACCTG gcatTTTGTCTTATTTAGCTGACAGACCACCTCCTCAGTATATTCACCCTAACTCCATAAATGTTGATGGTAATACAGCATTATCTATTGCCAATAACCCTTCAGCACTAGATCCCTATCAGTCCAATGGAAATGTTGGATTAGAACCAGGCATTGTTTCAATAGACTCTCGCTCTGTGAACACACATGGTGCCCAAAGTCTTCATCCCACTGATGGTCATGAGGTGGCCTTGGACACAACAATCACCATGGAGAACGTCTCTAGGGTCACCAGCCCGATCTCTACAGATGGAATGGCAGAAGAGCTGACGATGGATGGTGTTGCAGGCGAGCATACCCAAATCCCAAATGGCTCCAGaagtcatgaacctctgtctgtgGACTCTGTGAGCAGCAACCTTGCAGCAGAAACTGTAGGACATGGTGGTGTGATACCCATTCATGGGAACGGTCTGGAGCTCCCTGTGGTCATGGAGACAGACCACATTGCAAGTCGGGTCAGCGGGATGTCTGACAGTGCCCTCAGTGACTCCATCCACACCGTGGCCATGAGCACCAACTCTGTAAGCGTGGCACTCTCTACCTCACACAACCTCGCCTCCCTAGAGTCTGTTTCCCTCCATGAAGTTGGCCTAAGCCTAGAACCTGTGGCTGTCTCCTCCATCACCCAGGAGGTTGCTATGGGGACAGGTCATGTAGATGTTTCTTCAGACAGTCTTTCTTTTGTACCACCTTCACTGCAAATGGAAGACTCCAATTCAAACAAGGAAAATATGGCAACCTTGTTTACAATTT GGTGCACTCTCTGTGACCGAGCCTATCCCTCAGACTGCCCTGATCATGGACCGGTGACTTTTGTTCCTGACACTCCAATAGAGAGCAGAGCCAGGCTTTCTCTCCCAAAGCAGCTTGTTCTCCGCCAGTCAATGGTGGGAGCAGATGTTG TTGGTGTCCTTCCACTGATAGGTGTGTGGACTGGAGAAACCATCCCTGTTCGGACTTGCTTCGGGCCTCTCATTGGCCAGCAAAGTCACTCCATGGAAGTAGCAGAATGGACAGACAAGGCGGTTAATCATATCTGGAAG ATATACCACAATGGTGTCCTAGAATTCTGCATCATTACAACTGACGAAAATGAATGTAATTGGATGATGTTTGTGCGCAAAGCCAG GAATCGGGATGAACAGAATTTGGTGGCTTATCCCCATGATGGAAAAATCTACTTCTGTACTTCCCAAGATATCCCTCCTGAAAATGAACTGCTTTTTTATTACAGCCGGGATTATGCTCAGCAGATTG gtgTTCCTGAACACCCAGATGTGCATCTCTGTAACTGTGGCAAGGAGTGCAGTTCCTATACTGAGTTCAAAGCCCACCTGAGCAGCCACATCCATAACCACCTTCCTAGCCACGGCCACAGCAGCGGCCATGGGCCAAGCCATAGCAAAGAGAGGAAGTGGAAGTGCTCCATGTGCCCCCAGGCTTTTATCTCTCCTTCCAAACTTCACGTCCACTTTATGGGTCACATGGGTATGAAGCCCCACAAGTGCGATTTCTGTAGCAAGGCTTTCAGTGATCCCAGCAACCTGCGGACCCATCTCAAGATACACACAG ACGGAGTAGTTCCAGCAGAGTGTGTGTGGCCCACAAACCTTAAGATTCGGAATGGCTTATAA
- the PRDM4 gene encoding PR domain zinc finger protein 4 isoform X2 — translation MHHRMNEMNLSPVGMEQLTSSSVSNALPVSGSHLGLAASPTHNAIPAPGLPVAIPNLGPSLSSLPSALSLMLPMGIGDRGVMCGLPERNYTLPPPPYPHLESSYFRTILPGILSYLADRPPPQYIHPNSINVDGNTALSIANNPSALDPYQSNGNVGLEPGIVSIDSRSVNTHGAQSLHPTDGHEVALDTTITMENVSRVTSPISTDGMAEELTMDGVAGEHTQIPNGSRSHEPLSVDSVSSNLAAETVGHGGVIPIHGNGLELPVVMETDHIASRVSGMSDSALSDSIHTVAMSTNSVSVALSTSHNLASLESVSLHEVGLSLEPVAVSSITQEVAMGTGHVDVSSDSLSFVPPSLQMEDSNSNKENMATLFTIWCTLCDRAYPSDCPDHGPVTFVPDTPIESRARLSLPKQLVLRQSMVGADVGVWTGETIPVRTCFGPLIGQQSHSMEVAEWTDKAVNHIWKIYHNGVLEFCIITTDENECNWMMFVRKARNRDEQNLVAYPHDGKIYFCTSQDIPPENELLFYYSRDYAQQIGVPEHPDVHLCNCGKECSSYTEFKAHLSSHIHNHLPSHGHSSGHGPSHSKERKWKCSMCPQAFISPSKLHVHFMGHMGMKPHKCDFCSKAFSDPSNLRTHLKIHTGQKNYRCTLCDKSFTQKAHLESHMVIHTGEKNLKCDYCDKLFMRRQDLKQHVLIHTQERQIKCPKCDKLFLRTNHLKKHLNSHEGKRDYVCEKCTKAYLTKYHLTRHLKTCKGPTSSSSAQEEEEEDDSEEEELVDSVGTEDCRIGRAVYSADDSLSAHK, via the exons gccTGCCAGTGGCGATTCCAAACCTGGGTCCCTCCCTGAGCTCTCTAccttctgctttgtctctgatgCTCCCAATGGGTATTGGAGATCGAGGGGTGATGTGTGGGTTACCTGAAAGAAACTACACCCTACCTCCACCACCTTACCCCCACCTTGAGAGCAGTTACTTCAGAACCATTTTACCTG gcatTTTGTCTTATTTAGCTGACAGACCACCTCCTCAGTATATTCACCCTAACTCCATAAATGTTGATGGTAATACAGCATTATCTATTGCCAATAACCCTTCAGCACTAGATCCCTATCAGTCCAATGGAAATGTTGGATTAGAACCAGGCATTGTTTCAATAGACTCTCGCTCTGTGAACACACATGGTGCCCAAAGTCTTCATCCCACTGATGGTCATGAGGTGGCCTTGGACACAACAATCACCATGGAGAACGTCTCTAGGGTCACCAGCCCGATCTCTACAGATGGAATGGCAGAAGAGCTGACGATGGATGGTGTTGCAGGCGAGCATACCCAAATCCCAAATGGCTCCAGaagtcatgaacctctgtctgtgGACTCTGTGAGCAGCAACCTTGCAGCAGAAACTGTAGGACATGGTGGTGTGATACCCATTCATGGGAACGGTCTGGAGCTCCCTGTGGTCATGGAGACAGACCACATTGCAAGTCGGGTCAGCGGGATGTCTGACAGTGCCCTCAGTGACTCCATCCACACCGTGGCCATGAGCACCAACTCTGTAAGCGTGGCACTCTCTACCTCACACAACCTCGCCTCCCTAGAGTCTGTTTCCCTCCATGAAGTTGGCCTAAGCCTAGAACCTGTGGCTGTCTCCTCCATCACCCAGGAGGTTGCTATGGGGACAGGTCATGTAGATGTTTCTTCAGACAGTCTTTCTTTTGTACCACCTTCACTGCAAATGGAAGACTCCAATTCAAACAAGGAAAATATGGCAACCTTGTTTACAATTT GGTGCACTCTCTGTGACCGAGCCTATCCCTCAGACTGCCCTGATCATGGACCGGTGACTTTTGTTCCTGACACTCCAATAGAGAGCAGAGCCAGGCTTTCTCTCCCAAAGCAGCTTGTTCTCCGCCAGTCAATGGTGGGAGCAGATGTTG GTGTGTGGACTGGAGAAACCATCCCTGTTCGGACTTGCTTCGGGCCTCTCATTGGCCAGCAAAGTCACTCCATGGAAGTAGCAGAATGGACAGACAAGGCGGTTAATCATATCTGGAAG ATATACCACAATGGTGTCCTAGAATTCTGCATCATTACAACTGACGAAAATGAATGTAATTGGATGATGTTTGTGCGCAAAGCCAG GAATCGGGATGAACAGAATTTGGTGGCTTATCCCCATGATGGAAAAATCTACTTCTGTACTTCCCAAGATATCCCTCCTGAAAATGAACTGCTTTTTTATTACAGCCGGGATTATGCTCAGCAGATTG gtgTTCCTGAACACCCAGATGTGCATCTCTGTAACTGTGGCAAGGAGTGCAGTTCCTATACTGAGTTCAAAGCCCACCTGAGCAGCCACATCCATAACCACCTTCCTAGCCACGGCCACAGCAGCGGCCATGGGCCAAGCCATAGCAAAGAGAGGAAGTGGAAGTGCTCCATGTGCCCCCAGGCTTTTATCTCTCCTTCCAAACTTCACGTCCACTTTATGGGTCACATGGGTATGAAGCCCCACAAGTGCGATTTCTGTAGCAAGGCTTTCAGTGATCCCAGCAACCTGCGGACCCATCTCAAGATACACACAG GTCAGAAGAACTACAGGTGTACTTTGTGTGACAAGTCTTTCACCCAGAAGGCTCACCTGGAATCCCACATGGTCATCCACACGGGGGAGAAGAACCTCAAGTGTGACTACTGTGACAAGTTGTTCATGCGGAGGCAGGACCTCAAGCAGCACGTGCTCATCCACACGCA AGAACGTCAGATCAAGTGTCCCAAGTGTGACAAGCTGTTCTTGAGGACAAATCACTTAAAGAAACATCTCAATTCACATGAAGGGAAACGGGATTATGTCTGTGAAAAATGTACAAAGGCTTATCTAACCAAATATCATCTCACCCGACACCTAAAAACCTGCAAAGGGCCCACCTCCAGTTCATCagcacaggaggaggaggaggaagatgactCGGAGGAGGAAGAGCTGGTGGACTCGGTGGGGACAGAGGACTGTCGCATCGGCCGTGCTGTGTATTCAGCAGATGACTCTCTCTCTGCACataaatag